One Glycine max cultivar Williams 82 chromosome 8, Glycine_max_v4.0, whole genome shotgun sequence genomic window, CAGAAGCAACAAATTGGTTCGGTTTTCACTTTCAGACTCTCTTTTTTCTCCTAACAACAAAACACGTCACTCGCAGTGTGCCTCTCACGCCGACTTCCTATGGCAAGGGATAGCTGCCTCACTCGTGTCACCGCCGGCGCCGCTATGGGCGGCGCTGTCGGCGGCGCCGTCGGTTAGTCACTCATACCCGTTATCTTCACCTTCTACAATACCTTAAGCTTTATTTCTATtccatttatagttttttttttaaaataaattatttatttcggGGCTGATACGTGTGTTTAGCATTACTTATTGTAGCTTCGGTCTTTTAATTTCAACGCCTTTGGCACTTTTGAAGTTCGATGGTTCAATTGCactgatttgattttattagaGAAAATTATTCTTCTATGCATATCTGTTTAGTTGGTATGGTTGTTAGGGCTTGTTTGGGTGAACTTTTAATAAGTACTTAATAAGTGCTATGGAAAAAAAGAAGTACTTAtaagagaaggagaaaaaaaaagagcttcTCCGTAAGCTAATTTTGGagaaacttatttcatttttctcactCATAAGTGCTCTGGCGAAGTTTACCCAAACATGTCCTTGATAGATCTTCAGGTGTTTTCTTGTTGGTGGTGCTGCTGATGGTGTTGGAGTGGAGTAAAGGGCTTCTTTTTCCGTTTTCacgaaaatgttagaaaatattTGGGCTATTGGTTTgcgaaaacattttttatttttgtctttatttttaaaaatgttactcTGTTTTCACTTTATTTCCTGTATCTGTTTCCTGTGCAAGCTTTTGAAAACAAGAAATATTACAAAATTTCTGTAATTGAAAGTGAAAACAAAAACGTCCTCTCAAACCAGATggttctaactttttttttttataattgtcagGAAGTTTGTTTTTGTGTCTTGCTGTATTTTAAGCACGTTCCACCTCAGCTCCTCAAGCAATATAGCTTCTGCAAAGTTGGAgacatttgatttgattttattggtATAAGTGCGTATTGAATGGGTGTCCAAACACACTGTTTTggaaaataggaaatgaaaatagaaaacgatTTTGCCGAAACTAAACAgaccaattatttttataatttatggaCTATGGCTAGACTTGGCTAAGCAACAGATTTGAGTGTCCATTCCTttgcatttttattataaaataattattcttatgTAAATAACTTTGTTTTTAAACCAAGAGCTTTAATTTAGTGTGAGGGCTATCTTTTGGGACTAGTTGGTACTGGGTTTCAATTTCAGCAAAGCCACATTGTCTTCACTTTTGCCTGCCTTTTTGCTCTCCACCCTTGGTTTTAGACCTCCTTTGTAACCAAATAGATAAATTTGATGCTGGTTGGATATTTTAGCTCAGTTTTTCTGTGTTTTGGATCTCCTTCCTCCGTATTTTATTGCTACCAGTTGTAACTTGTAATGGTCTTTTAGTTTATCTGGAGATGTTTCATATTCCTGGACCTTGGGGATTCTGAAATAGGAAATTGACTATGTgttctttttttacaaaatgttgTTACAAGAAGACACTTCTATGAAAGTCTCTCAAATTCAATTCTAGACATACAGAATGTTTGTATGATGCACCTAGGGTCTATTTAATGAAGTCTTGAAATTTTTTCTAGTAGAAAGGAAGGGGACTGGGTGCTTCCTTGCACATTGATTTGCATCTTGTTTTGTAATGAATCTTAGTTGTACATAAATTCACCAATCATCAGTACATTATGttgcccaattttttttatcacaagtaTATATTGGTTAAGTATCATCTATGAAGTTTGTGAAGTGTGCATCATCTGGAATCTTGCTTTAAAAAGTAGTGGAAACTGTCTGCCAGTTGGTTGTGTAAAATTGTATTAACTGCTGGAATGTTATGGTCAAATGCATTTATAGAATACATTCATATTGGGTTTACATTAGATCTAATTTACTTGCATTGAAAAGTTTTAGAACATCATTGCCTAATCTTTTGGCTTCTTTCCAGGTGCTGTGTATGGAACATATGAAGCTATTAGGTACAAGGTATGTCACTTGATCTTGTTCTTAACTTCAATAATAAGATTATATTGAGCTTCAGGTCGGGTTTCCTTATGTCTCAAGATTTTTCATACTATGAACTAATAAAAAACTATCGTTAGTATGACTTTTatgatagttattataaaaatcaacaaacttatcatacataGTTGTTTGTAATTGGATGATAGTGTAAAAATCTTTTACATTGTCAAGACATACACATATATTCTACTAAATATAAGGCATGCAAATGAATTTATGTGTATTTATGTTTCTgtataattaagtaattattaaCCTTACttcaaaaaatgtaattaacctTGTAATTGATTGTATTCAAATATAGATACAAAAATGTGTGTAAGTAAACAACACACAATTCAGAAATTCTATGTTATTAATACTCTAGGCTGAGATCATCTCAATAGCAGGCCCTAATTTCCCAAACAGTAACCGTGCCTGTCCCAGCTGTGCATCAACTGGCTGCAAACTTTCTGGCAATGCCTAATACTGTCGGCAACTAcagtaaaaaattagaaaagaaaagtttaCCTTGGTTGTCAAAACTTACATCTTCAATCTTTTGTGCTGATATTGATACACATTATTATAGACGTGAAAATGAGTTACTTCATTCATGGTCCATAGTCCATACGCAGCAGCATTCTTATCTATTAATTCATTGATATGCATGCAGGTGCCTGGACTATTGAAAATTAGGCATATTGGACAAACTACACTTGGAAGTGCTGCTATTTTTGGTCTTTTCTTGGGTGCTGGAAGCTTGATACATTGTGGGAAATCATACTGAGGATAAAGATTTGTCCTCCCCCCTACTTACAGTGCTTTGGTTGCTACACTTGTAAAGTATGAGTAGAGCAGGGATTTTCTGCTTTTTTGGTTTTCTGGATCATGGAAAAGGTTTTATGGCACTACTCCTATGAAATTTTGCATTTATTTCTCCCAAGACATTATTACTGTTGAAATTTCTTTGCTGGGGCTTTCCTTCTACTTTTTTGATTCCTCATTTTCTTCCGAGACAGTGAATTGCTCTTGCAATAAAAAGGAGTGCAGATGTGTGTGTTTACAGTGTTGTGTTTATGTCACTGTCTTTAAGCACTCCCCTCCCACAAAAATTACTGACTCAAACCTAGTTCCAGACTCATTTATTAAAATGCCCATTAGGTATTGGGTGATGATCCATTCCCATCACTATTTCTGGCTAGAAGTATACTACATGCAAAGGTGAACTTACGAAAGTATGTTCGAATTCATTTAAAGGAATTTGGATTAGTTGGTgctagagaaagaagaaaattgaattCATTAAATCTAATTTTTGAAACTCacgtttaatttaaatttctttcctcCATCACATCTTGGTAGCTAGAGATTTGAGCCACATAGAATCACATAAAAGCTGCAATTTCTTTCTCCATCACTTGGCTTTGAAAAATCACGTTGTGTTGAAAGTAGGACACCAACTTATCATCTCAAAGTTGAGTGTTATGCTATGAATTTGATTACGTTACCAAGTACTAACTACATGGGATATCAAGCTTCATACTGATATGACacgtcaaattaaattaaaaatgttttatactgATAATAGGTTgtacaattaaattatttttctaatagaTATTGCTCCGCATGAttgagttatgaccattttcatTTCCCAGTTCTAGTGAACACAACCAAAATACTCTGCACTTCAACATTTAGAATGCACATGCATTTAGTTTCTGTGGCAATGCCATAGGCTGAAAAGACTACTAATCTATTTCTGTTTTAAGAAAATTGTGCTACAAGCCTACAACATAGTCCAAACTAAATGTTAATGTCTAAGGCGATGTTTGGATTTCCGTTCAAAATGCGGTAtacaaattttaagataaatttaatggTTCACTAACTTAGTTTTGCAAAAGGAAGAGTCTGGATGTTTTTGTAAATCTCATTTTGTCCCAAGAGTGTGTTTGcaacaataaaacaaacatgCGTCGATTTGTTGATTCAAAATCCCCAAGGTCAAAAGATATAAAACATGTATCCATCAACTAGATGAGTACAGAGGAATGGAGACCCAAAGGACAGAAAAATCAAGATTAGAACCCCAAATAGATCCAATTACGAGACTTAAGTATAAGATTGAAAGTACGAGATATTTAGTGTAGAGTTTATAAAGCCTTGTGTTCTCCAACATCAATGACTAGTTTATAAAGCCTGTCGTAAAACAGTGACTTCAGGCTTTCATTTAGCCAGAAGTACATAGCTCTACGCTAACTTGTGTGTAGGCTTCTACAAATAAGCTCTGAAAAGCATTTGAGATTAAGTTGTGCCAGCTTAAATTTAGAATTGGTAATTTGGTATTGTCAATGTGGTCAATGTGTTTTCCTGTGGATAAACCAAAAACTATGTTGGTAACTGTTACATTAGCTTTAGCTGCTTTGAAAGAACTTCTACCAAGTTCATTTGAACTTATGAAAGACTAAAAGTGACTTAAGACCTTCCTAacacagtgcatttttttaacttatttcagTTAGCTTCAATGTCAGGCTTATGAATAAGCTTTCATTTCATGTGATAAATTTCTATTGAATAAGTATTTACCCACACATGCAATAGGTGTATATAACTAATatgataaaacaatatttattgtttttatcacCAATAGTCCCTG contains:
- the LOC100798056 gene encoding reactive oxygen species modulator 1 codes for the protein MARDSCLTRVTAGAAMGGAVGGAVGAVYGTYEAIRYKVPGLLKIRHIGQTTLGSAAIFGLFLGAGSLIHCGKSY